A single window of Aneurinibacillus sp. REN35 DNA harbors:
- a CDS encoding ABC transporter substrate-binding protein, producing MKRIIAMLATLGMLMTLLLVGCGSPKEAKETASKPQEKGAEQKAELKLVEDGTLMFAASGLYKPFNFKKDGQLTGFDVEVGNEIAKRMGLKAKPVTNPWETLIQGLKGNKFDAIIGSMSITPERAAQVDFTDPYYISGAQIFVAESNNSIKSKDDLKDKTIGVVQSSTFKDIAQEYTKKIKSFPSDVYALQDLPPGRLDAVITDKMVGISAINEQKVKIKTVGDLLYEDKIGMAVNKGNDELLKQMNKALADMIQDGTYEKISMKWFNRNILK from the coding sequence ATGAAACGGATCATTGCAATGCTGGCTACGTTGGGGATGTTGATGACACTTCTGCTCGTAGGCTGTGGATCACCCAAGGAAGCGAAAGAGACAGCGAGTAAACCACAGGAAAAGGGAGCGGAGCAGAAGGCGGAACTCAAGCTGGTGGAAGATGGCACGCTCATGTTTGCGGCAAGCGGATTGTACAAGCCGTTTAACTTCAAAAAGGATGGGCAGCTTACCGGCTTTGACGTGGAAGTTGGGAATGAAATAGCAAAGCGGATGGGACTGAAGGCAAAGCCTGTAACCAATCCGTGGGAGACGCTGATTCAAGGGCTGAAGGGAAATAAATTCGATGCCATTATTGGTAGCATGTCCATTACTCCAGAGCGGGCCGCTCAGGTGGATTTTACAGATCCGTACTACATATCCGGTGCTCAGATTTTTGTGGCTGAATCAAATAATAGCATTAAGTCAAAAGATGATTTAAAAGATAAGACCATTGGTGTTGTGCAATCCAGTACATTCAAAGATATTGCACAAGAATATACAAAGAAAATTAAAAGCTTTCCAAGTGATGTGTATGCACTGCAGGATTTGCCACCTGGCCGCTTAGATGCCGTCATTACAGATAAAATGGTAGGAATCAGTGCGATCAATGAACAGAAGGTTAAGATCAAGACGGTTGGCGATCTGCTGTATGAAGATAAAATCGGTATGGCTGTCAACAAAGGAAACGATGAGCTGCTGAAGCAAATGAATAAGGCGCTCGCAGATATGATTCAAGATGGTACGTATGAAAAAATCAGCATGAAATGGTTCAACCGCAACATCTTGAAATAA
- a CDS encoding amino acid ABC transporter permease, with protein MGTFITNITQIFQTHGLAFLQASLLTIQITAISLIFAVVIGLIFAFFKISDSKLLHRIADAYITLIRGTPLIVQLMFLYYGISSVITLNDFTAGALALGIHSGAYIAEIFRGAIQSIDKGQMEAARSLGMPYPLAMRRIIFPQALKRAIPPLGNQFIIGLKDSALVAYIGATELFNTALSAQGENYMPFETYFVVGMYYLILVLIFTFILNKIEARLDIRQGKSKNVQSEVKAA; from the coding sequence ATGGGCACATTTATCACAAATATTACACAAATATTCCAAACGCATGGTCTTGCTTTTCTGCAAGCTTCCTTGTTAACTATTCAGATTACAGCGATATCGCTGATCTTTGCTGTAGTCATCGGCCTTATTTTTGCTTTTTTTAAGATTTCAGATAGCAAACTGCTGCACCGCATTGCTGACGCATATATTACACTAATAAGAGGAACACCCCTCATTGTTCAGTTGATGTTTTTGTACTATGGGATTTCAAGTGTAATTACACTCAATGATTTCACAGCAGGTGCACTTGCGTTAGGGATACACTCCGGAGCTTATATCGCCGAGATTTTCCGTGGAGCCATTCAATCAATTGACAAAGGACAGATGGAGGCGGCGCGTTCTCTGGGAATGCCGTATCCACTTGCTATGCGGCGAATTATATTCCCGCAGGCGCTTAAGCGAGCCATTCCTCCCCTTGGCAACCAATTTATTATCGGGCTGAAGGATTCGGCATTGGTTGCGTACATCGGAGCGACAGAATTGTTCAACACCGCCCTATCGGCTCAAGGTGAGAACTATATGCCGTTTGAGACATATTTTGTTGTTGGGATGTACTATCTCATTCTCGTGCTTATTTTTACCTTTATTCTAAATAAGATCGAGGCGAGGCTGGACATACGGCAGGGTAAAAGTAAGAATGTACAGAGCGAGGTGAAGGCGGCATGA
- a CDS encoding amino acid ABC transporter ATP-binding protein has protein sequence MITIKHMNKSFGELQVLRDISIDINKSEVVVLIGASGSGKSTLLRCLNFLEIADNGEIWIDGEQIDAKKTDLNRIRQEVGMVFQHFNLFPHMSVIENVIEAPVHVKKVSKAEARQKAMELLRKVGLSDKADAYPEQLSGGQKQRVAIARALAMEPKVMLFDEPTSALDPELVGEVLQVMKDLAKDGMTMVVVTHEMGFAREVADRVIMLADGVIIEDGHPADVFTAPKHERTQKFLKQIV, from the coding sequence ATGATTACGATCAAGCATATGAATAAGTCGTTTGGAGAGCTGCAGGTACTGCGGGATATTAGCATTGATATTAACAAAAGCGAAGTGGTCGTATTGATAGGGGCAAGCGGCTCTGGGAAAAGTACGCTGCTGCGCTGCTTGAACTTTTTAGAAATTGCTGATAACGGGGAGATCTGGATTGACGGAGAGCAGATTGATGCGAAGAAAACCGACCTGAATCGTATTCGACAGGAAGTCGGCATGGTATTTCAGCATTTTAACTTATTTCCTCATATGTCGGTAATCGAGAATGTGATTGAAGCACCTGTCCATGTAAAAAAGGTAAGCAAAGCAGAAGCAAGACAAAAAGCAATGGAGTTATTAAGGAAAGTTGGATTATCGGATAAAGCGGATGCGTATCCTGAGCAATTATCAGGGGGGCAGAAGCAGCGAGTGGCGATTGCAAGGGCATTGGCTATGGAACCGAAAGTGATGCTATTCGATGAGCCCACGTCAGCGCTTGACCCGGAATTGGTAGGAGAGGTATTGCAGGTAATGAAAGACCTTGCTAAAGACGGAATGACGATGGTAGTTGTAACACATGAAATGGGCTTTGCTAGAGAAGTGGCAGATCGTGTGATTATGCTGGCAGATGGTGTTATTATCGAAGATGGGCATCCTGCGGATGTATTTACTGCGCCAAAACATGAACGGACGCAGAAATTCCTCAAGCAAATCGTATAA
- a CDS encoding L,D-transpeptidase family protein: MEQWHERMTSWTKWAGWNDSIHQVIIVSTADWQSRQARLETFEKVNGTWLPALHSMPAVVGKNGYALSSDKKEGDASSPAGMYKLGTAFGTAPKPTGVRIPYRPVTRQDYWIDDKSSPDYNTWVHHEGDPRKRWKTFERLAIPLYKYALVIRYNDEPVLPGKGSAIFMHIWRGPASYTAGCVALSETNLLAVLRWLDPDKSPFILQGPASFLTSFTP, from the coding sequence TTGGAGCAATGGCATGAAAGGATGACGAGCTGGACCAAATGGGCGGGATGGAACGATAGCATCCACCAGGTTATCATCGTGTCGACAGCGGATTGGCAGAGCCGTCAGGCACGTCTTGAGACGTTTGAGAAGGTGAATGGAACATGGCTGCCTGCGCTTCATTCGATGCCTGCTGTGGTTGGCAAAAATGGCTATGCATTGTCTTCCGATAAAAAAGAAGGAGATGCTTCCTCCCCAGCCGGTATGTATAAGCTGGGTACAGCATTCGGAACAGCCCCGAAGCCAACGGGCGTGCGAATACCGTACCGTCCAGTTACGCGCCAGGATTACTGGATCGATGATAAATCGTCACCTGATTATAATACATGGGTACATCATGAGGGAGATCCGCGGAAGCGATGGAAGACATTTGAGCGGCTTGCCATCCCTCTTTATAAATACGCGTTAGTTATCCGATATAATGATGAACCTGTGCTGCCAGGGAAGGGAAGCGCCATTTTTATGCATATATGGCGCGGGCCTGCCAGCTATACGGCAGGCTGTGTCGCTTTGTCTGAGACTAATTTGCTTGCCGTACTCAGATGGCTTGACCCAGACAAATCACCTTTCATTCTCCAAGGTCCCGCATCTTTTCTAACTTCTTTCACCCCATAA
- a CDS encoding YkvI family membrane protein translates to MATNAAAQPTRWFAALQVGFTYIGTIVGAGFASGQEIFHFVTRYGNKSIIIILVSVLLFTLAGAQIMLLASRIQASSYHQFNEYVFGKKAGVWVNGFTLLTLLCTTGVMLAGSGALFTQQWGGFYQVGILGTALLVYLITSRGMHAIMSINMLVVPIMLGFTILIGMYTFAENGMNLPVSPTPSPAGWTLSPFLYVAFNLSLALAVLVPLGNEVQDRRTLINGSMIGGAGLGILLLLSNYALLTYKNDIAQAEVPMAMVVASLGPFIQWMFSLVILGEIFTTLVGNVFGLTRQLQLFAPFASHPRLLIVGLLMICYLISQFGFSTLVHHLYPIFGYLGAGTMLMIFLARYKTV, encoded by the coding sequence ATGGCTACGAACGCAGCCGCGCAGCCGACCCGGTGGTTTGCCGCACTTCAGGTCGGTTTCACGTATATCGGAACAATTGTCGGAGCGGGCTTTGCAAGCGGGCAGGAAATCTTTCACTTCGTTACACGCTACGGAAATAAAAGTATCATTATTATTCTCGTTAGCGTACTGCTCTTTACTCTTGCAGGCGCACAAATTATGCTGCTTGCAAGTCGTATCCAGGCTTCTTCCTACCATCAATTCAATGAATATGTATTCGGTAAAAAGGCGGGCGTATGGGTTAATGGCTTTACATTGCTGACATTATTATGTACCACCGGCGTTATGCTGGCCGGAAGCGGCGCTTTATTTACCCAGCAATGGGGAGGATTCTATCAGGTCGGAATCCTTGGCACTGCATTGCTCGTCTATCTTATTACTTCGCGGGGCATGCATGCTATTATGTCCATCAATATGCTTGTCGTTCCTATTATGCTCGGCTTTACGATCTTGATTGGAATGTACACATTCGCAGAGAACGGAATGAACCTGCCCGTATCACCTACTCCCTCTCCTGCAGGGTGGACCCTCTCCCCGTTTCTCTATGTGGCCTTTAATCTTTCACTTGCTTTAGCTGTGCTTGTACCACTCGGCAATGAAGTACAGGATCGGCGAACCTTAATCAACGGGAGCATGATTGGAGGCGCAGGGCTGGGAATTCTGCTTTTGCTAAGCAATTATGCCCTTCTCACCTACAAAAATGATATTGCCCAAGCGGAAGTACCGATGGCAATGGTTGTCGCCTCTTTGGGTCCCTTTATACAATGGATGTTTAGCCTTGTCATTCTAGGTGAGATCTTTACGACGCTGGTCGGTAATGTATTTGGCCTTACCCGTCAGCTTCAACTCTTTGCACCCTTTGCTTCCCATCCACGTCTGTTGATTGTCGGTCTACTAATGATCTGCTATCTTATCAGTCAGTTCGGTTTCTCTACACTGGTTCACCACTTGTATCCGATATTCGGATACCTTGGAGCAGGAACCATGCTGATGATTTTTCTTGCCCGCTATAAAACGGTTTAA
- the lepB gene encoding signal peptidase I, whose translation MIKWIKEWVPVILLAIVLSMTIRTYIGEAVVVPSGSMLPTIHINDRLAVDKMTGAEELTHGDIVVFYPPLPDKKDERFIKRLIGVGGDTIEIKDGVLYRNGKKVDEPYIKEPMTYDFGPVVVPKGKFFFLGDNRNESYDSHLWPDPFVDISAIEGKARFRFYPFTDMQSM comes from the coding sequence ATGATCAAGTGGATAAAGGAATGGGTGCCTGTCATTTTATTGGCAATCGTGCTGAGCATGACCATTCGCACATACATTGGGGAAGCGGTTGTCGTGCCGAGCGGTTCTATGCTCCCGACGATTCATATTAATGACAGATTAGCAGTGGATAAGATGACAGGGGCAGAAGAGCTGACGCACGGTGATATTGTGGTGTTCTATCCGCCGCTGCCAGATAAGAAGGATGAGCGATTTATCAAGCGGCTGATTGGTGTTGGCGGAGATACAATTGAGATTAAAGATGGTGTACTGTATCGCAATGGGAAAAAGGTGGATGAGCCTTATATTAAAGAGCCGATGACATACGATTTCGGGCCTGTTGTCGTTCCGAAAGGCAAGTTCTTCTTCCTTGGGGATAACCGCAATGAAAGCTATGACTCACATCTATGGCCTGATCCGTTTGTTGATATTAGTGCCATCGAAGGAAAAGCCAGATTTCGCTTTTATCCATTTACCGATATGCAGTCCATGTAA
- a CDS encoding diacylglycerol/lipid kinase family protein: MGNVMNRGKMLVIYNPVAGQEIISQALGEVAMSLQEKWDITLRPTLCKAHAEKIAYEEGAGYAVVVAAGGDGTIHEVVNGLMRLDHRPTLGILPAGTANDIARTLRIPLDLLAACQFMKQTEACAIDIGRYGKRHFVNFLGVGLISTVSNEVKNETKTYLRHFTYYLKSLQHFQGDNLFNVVLTTETEKIEKEAVMVYVANGQSIAGMELFTNNELNNGTFEVIVVENVGLSEIVSVMSSYLRREPFEHEAISRYKTASFTLECTPPQLIDTDGEKHGQTPVKVTLLPRALRVIGQISV, from the coding sequence ATGGGCAATGTAATGAATAGAGGGAAAATGCTTGTTATCTACAATCCGGTGGCGGGGCAAGAGATTATCAGTCAAGCGTTAGGAGAAGTCGCCATGTCACTACAGGAGAAGTGGGACATTACGCTTCGTCCTACACTATGTAAGGCGCATGCAGAAAAAATTGCGTATGAGGAAGGGGCAGGCTACGCCGTTGTCGTTGCAGCCGGAGGCGACGGAACGATTCATGAAGTGGTGAATGGTCTAATGCGGCTTGACCATCGCCCAACGCTTGGCATTCTGCCTGCCGGTACGGCTAATGACATTGCCCGCACACTTCGAATTCCGCTTGACTTGCTTGCGGCCTGTCAATTCATGAAGCAGACCGAAGCGTGTGCTATAGATATTGGACGCTATGGTAAACGGCACTTCGTTAATTTTCTTGGTGTTGGTTTAATTTCTACAGTCTCCAATGAAGTGAAGAATGAAACAAAAACCTATCTTAGGCACTTTACTTATTACTTAAAATCACTCCAGCATTTCCAAGGCGATAATTTATTCAATGTTGTGCTTACCACAGAAACCGAAAAAATTGAAAAAGAAGCAGTGATGGTATATGTAGCGAATGGACAGTCGATTGCAGGGATGGAACTATTTACAAATAATGAACTCAATAACGGTACATTCGAAGTGATTGTAGTGGAGAATGTAGGGCTCTCTGAAATCGTGAGTGTCATGTCATCCTATCTGCGCCGAGAGCCTTTCGAACATGAAGCGATTTCTCGTTACAAAACCGCTTCCTTTACTTTAGAATGTACGCCTCCGCAGCTCATTGATACCGATGGTGAGAAGCATGGACAGACGCCGGTGAAGGTGACACTGCTCCCACGCGCCCTCCGTGTGATCGGCCAAATTAGCGTGTGA
- a CDS encoding general stress protein has protein sequence MNTNCKVQEYDNTVQAYQAVNNLQNAGYGKDHMYLFAHDKSVSKDLTDRTNTENMGVAEKGVMDTVANMFKSRGDELRNEFKNLGFSQAEANQYEERLDQGKVLLVVKDYRDDVDSYL, from the coding sequence ATGAATACAAATTGCAAAGTACAGGAATATGACAACACGGTGCAAGCATATCAGGCGGTCAATAACCTGCAGAATGCAGGGTACGGCAAAGATCATATGTATCTGTTTGCTCATGACAAAAGCGTCTCCAAAGACCTGACAGATCGGACGAATACCGAGAATATGGGTGTAGCGGAAAAAGGCGTGATGGATACTGTGGCCAATATGTTTAAGAGTCGTGGCGATGAGCTGCGCAACGAATTTAAAAACCTTGGCTTTAGCCAGGCTGAAGCTAATCAATATGAAGAGCGTCTCGATCAAGGAAAAGTACTGCTGGTCGTCAAAGATTACCGTGATGACGTAGACAGCTATTTATAA
- a CDS encoding TVP38/TMEM64 family protein has product MNWTELKAYFSEENLIALFAKYESFGPLPGILMTFIESFFPPLPLVAIVAGNAAAYGLWLGFLYSWIGVASGSITVFTICRKLGQHRFLHFLTRHPKVNDAMNWMNRHGFTAILLLSCFPFTPSSLVNVVAGLSSIPTSHFVAAIILGKAIMIFAVSFIGHDLMSFIESPWKLVLVGLAIFALWFISKRVEARLTRIKHR; this is encoded by the coding sequence ATGAACTGGACAGAGTTAAAGGCCTATTTTTCTGAAGAAAACTTAATAGCGCTGTTTGCCAAATATGAATCATTCGGGCCGCTGCCGGGAATTCTGATGACATTTATTGAATCATTCTTCCCGCCGCTGCCTCTGGTTGCTATCGTTGCAGGTAACGCCGCAGCCTATGGTCTCTGGCTCGGCTTTTTGTATTCATGGATCGGTGTGGCCTCAGGATCAATTACCGTATTCACAATTTGCCGCAAGCTTGGACAACACCGTTTCTTACATTTTCTCACCCGTCACCCTAAAGTGAACGATGCGATGAACTGGATGAATCGGCATGGATTTACCGCCATTCTCCTGCTCTCCTGCTTTCCTTTCACACCATCATCGCTTGTGAATGTTGTAGCCGGGCTCTCCAGCATTCCAACCAGTCACTTTGTCGCTGCCATTATTCTTGGTAAAGCGATTATGATTTTTGCCGTCTCCTTTATCGGTCACGACTTAATGTCTTTTATCGAAAGCCCATGGAAGCTTGTGCTTGTTGGATTAGCTATCTTTGCACTCTGGTTCATCAGCAAAAGAGTCGAAGCCAGACTTACACGAATCAAACACAGATAA